The Rugosibacter aromaticivorans region CTGGTCGCGCGCTGGTTGCGCGCCAGTGGTTATCAGCTCACCTATGTGCGCAACATCACCGATATTGACGACAAGATCATTCGTCGCGCGCAGGAAAATAACGAAACCATCCACCAACTGACCGATCGCTTTATCACGGCGATGCGCGAAGACGCCACGGCGCTTGGCGTATTGCCGCCCGATGCTGAACCGCGCGCAACGGATTATGTGGCGCAGATGAAAGACATGATCGCCACGTTGGAAAAAAACGGCTACGCCTACGTGGCGGCGAATCGTGATGTTTGCTACTCGGTGCGCAAGTTCGATGGTTACGGCAAACTTTCCGGTAAATCGCTGGAAGATTTGCGTGCCGGTGAGCGAGTGGATGTCATGGCCGGCAAGCAAGATCCGCTCGATTTCGTTCTCTGGAAACAAGCCAAGGAAGAAGAGCCGGTCGAGGCTAAATGGGAATCCCCCTGGGGTATCGGTCGTCCCGGATGGCATATCGAGTGCTCTGCCATGGCCTCTGAACTGCTTGGGGCACACTTTGATATTCACGGTGGTGGCCAGGATTTGCAGTTCCCGCATCACGAAAACGAAATCGCCCAGTCAGAAGGGGTATGTGCAGATCCGTCAGATCACGCAGATCAAGCGCATCGCCACTATGTGAATTACTGGATGCACAACGGGTTTGTGCGGGTGGATGACGCGAAAATGTCCAAGTCGCTGGGCAATTTTTTCACCATACGCGAAGTCTTGAAAAAGTACGATGCCGAAGTAGTGCGATTTTTTATTTTGCGTGCGCATTACCGCAGCCCGCTCAATTATTCTGACGTTCATCTGGATGATGCACGCCAGTCGCTCACGCGGCTTTACACCGCATTGAAGGGGCAGTCGGGTGCAGCCTCTGTTGATTGGAACGAGGTTCACGCGCAACGTTTCAAGGCAGCGTTGGATGATGACTTTGGTACACCAGAAGCCATGGCCGTGTTGTTTGATCTGGCGGCTGCCATCAATCGTGGCGAGGCCGCTTTGGCAGGCCAGCTTAAAGCGCTGGGTGGCATCATGGGGCTTTTGCAACGTGATGCGCAGGTTTTTTTGCAGGCAAGCCTGGCGGATGGGCTGAGTCACGAGATGATTGAAGCAAAAGTCGGCGCTCGCACCACGGCGAAAAAAGCCAAAAATTTTGCTGAAGCCGACCGTCTGCGCGAAGAACTCAAAGCCGCTGGCATTGTGCTCGAAGATGGCCCGCAAGGCACCACCTGGCGGCGTGCGTGAGACGAGTGAGGCGGTTACAGTAGGGTTGCTTGTAGTGATATCAAAAAAATAAAAAAATGAAATGAGGAAAATGAAAACACTGCCCCGTTGTTTTTTTGTAGTCACTGCGAGTAGCTTATTGGGTTTCGCCAGCTTGGCTCATGCGGCGACAGACGCCGATGTGCTGAAGAGTTTTTCGCCCTATAGCACTGGCATGCCTTCATTTGCCGGGTTGACTTCCGGTATGAAGATCAACAAGGATAATGTGGATCGCTTCAAGGAAGTTCTTGATGCCGGCACTTTCATGATGGTGAAAAATGGCTGGTATGAAATCAAGACAACACCCACGACGTCGTTTGATGTGGTGCCAAAATATGTTGAAGCCACGCGCGCTAATTTAAACAAGACACGGTTAGGCGAAAAACCGGGCGAAATCATCGCTTACGTGGGTGGCCGCCCATTTCCTGAAGAACCACAAGAGAGCGACCCGCGCGCAGGTGAGAAAATCGCGTGGAATTTTCGCTATGGTGTCGGCGAGACGTTCACTATCCGCCCGGTGCAATGGAAGTACCGTGATTTGATGTCGGGTAAGGTTGAGCGCTCGCTGCTGGTCAATGTGCATGCGCTCAAATTTAAATATCGGGTGGAAACGCCACCAACGCCGGAGATTCAGCCGAATCCTTCCAACCTGCTCAATGCCACGTACCTGATGGTCAATGAGCCCATGGATCTGAAAAATACCCAGTTGCTGATCCAACGCTACGACAACGATCTCAAGCTGGATGATGCCTATATGTACTTCGGCTTTCAGCGGCGCGTGCGGCGCTTGTCCACTGGCCAAACGACGGATGCTTTTCTTGGCTCCGACACCATGATCGAAGATTTTGGCGGCTACAACGCCCGCGTGTCGGAAACCAAATGGACGTTTAACGGCACACGCAACCTGCTGCTGCCTTTTTACAACCATAACGATCTGGCGTTATCGGATGAATATAAAGACCCCACGGGCTTTCGCTATGTCGCTTTTACCGGGCAGGGCGGTTGCTTTCCGGATGTGCGCTGGCAGTTGCGCAAGGTGTATGTAGTCACCGGTGTGCCACTGCTCCCGAGCCACCCGGTGAGCCGTCGCGTGTTTTTGTTCGACGCGCAAACCAACACCATTGCAGTGTCGCTCATTTACGATCGCAAAGGCGAGTTGTGGAAGGTCGGCCTCCTGGGTAAAACCCATCCGGACTTTCAAATGGCCAGCAACAAGGGCGCCGGTGTGCCGATTGATGATTCCGGCACCATGATCGATGTGCAAGCCAAGCGGTGTTCAACGGGGCAGTTCAAAAGTTTTATTGACCCTAAGCTTAACCCGCCGAGCTTTTTTCAAGTGCAGCAGTTACGTTCAGGAGATTAAGTCAGTCATGGGCGCAGCGCGCAGGAGAACGTCATGTCGAAAAGAGTTACCTGCAAATTTACCCGCGCTGGATGCGCGCTGACCCTGATTTTTGCTCTGCCCGCATGGGCTTTGCCGCGAGATGAAATCGTGAGCACAGCCGCTGATCAAGCGGGCATTGCGGTGACGATCTACAACGATAATCTGGCGCTGGTCAAAGATGCGCGGCGGGTAAAGCTGGCGCACAACTTAATTGGCCTGGCGCGAGGTGTCAGCCCAGATGCGACCCGAAACAGCGCAGCTGCGTAACCTCACGCAGCCCGCGGGGTTTCGTTTGCTCGAGCAAAACTTTGATTTTGATCTTTTGACGCCGCAAAAGTTACTGGAAAAATATGCCGGGCGTGAGGTTATCGTCGTCAAAACCAACCCGGCCACGGGCGCTGAAACCCGTGAACCGGCGACGGTATTGTCCACGCAAAGTGGGATAGTGCTCAAGTTTGCCGATCGCATTGAAACTGGCGCACCTGGCAGGCTGGCCTTTCCCGGTGTGCCTGATACCTTGCGTGACAAACCCACGCTGGTGGTCTCGTTGGTTAGCTCGGCGCAAGGCCAGCAAAATCTTGAGCTGTTTTACCTGACCGGCGGCCTGTCGTGGCGCGCCGCTGGCGTCGCGGAATGGCAGGTCAGTGTGCCTGCCGAGGGCCGCGCCACCCTCGATTACCGCGTGCGGGTGAAATACTGAACACTGAATTTATACACGCCAAGTCCGCTCCTGCACGCCCGGCACGCGCACTCTACAGTGAGCGTACCGGGCGTTTTTATTACTTCATGACGGCGCCAAAGACTTTCTTGAGCAAATCACTGCCCGATTGCAGGGGGTTGGCGCGTATAGCGCGTTCTTGCTCGCCCACCACCTTGTACAGCCGATCAAGCGACTGTTGAGTCACATAGTCTTCGACGGTGGCCTGGCCTTTTTTACTCACGCCAAATTTCGAGGCCATGCCGGCATAGCTGTTGTATTGCTGCGCCAGGCCTGATTTATCCGTGTTTGTTTTCACAATGGGTAAAAAGCGTTTGGTGAGCGCGGCTTCTGTCTTCTTGCGGAAAAAATCGGTTGCTGATGTTTTGCCACCGGTCAAAATACCTTTGGCATCTTCAACCGACATCTCTTTTACCGCAGTGACCAGCAGCTTTTTCGCTTCGGGAACGGCCGCTTCGGCAGCCCGATTCATCGACAACACCAAGTCATCCGCCTGTTTGCCCATGCCTACCGCGCGCATAATTTTCTCGCCCTTTTGCAAGGCCGGTGGCAGGGGAATTTTCAAGGACGGGTTGGCAAAAAATCCATCCTTCTTGCCAAGTTGCGCCACCGCAATTTCTGCCCCACGGCTAAGTGCCTCTTTCAGGCCGGAGGTCATTTCAGAGGATGTCAGGCTATCCACCCCCGCAGCAGTTGTCCCAACAGGTGCAGCCGCCGTGCTTTTATTCTTATCCAACACATTTTTGAGGGCACTGCCGTAGTCAAACGCCTGGGCAGACAGGCCGATCCCCAAAACACCCAAACCGACCACCCATCCTGAAAACCCTGGTTTCATGTGCTGCTCCTTTGGTGAACATAGCGAAACGACTGGTGAAAGAAGCCGCTCTGCGAGAGAGGCTGCCCCGTGTTTATGACCCTGTGATACGCACGCCAACAAAAAGTCGGCGCGGTGATACGGTAAAGGTTGCCTGGCAACCCTAGCGTGATCGTTTCGTCGAAGTGCTATTGCTGGCTGCATAGGGCCGGCGTAACTGCGTGATCACTGCCGCAGCGACGAGTAATATCACTTGGGCGGCAATCAGCAGTGGCGAGCGATCAGTGATCAAACCCGCAATAAAACCGATCGCGCAGCAGATAATGGCTTTTTGCTTGTAGATGACATCAGGTAAATGCATAGGTAGGTTCCTCTGGTTAATGGCAAATAGCTCATGAACAAATGAACCCTGGTGACAAGCGGCCTATCTTAATTACTTGCTTGTCATGGGTCAATTCAATGGCTTATTGATCGAGGAGGATACTCGTTGGTTGCATCGCTTGCATTGCCTGCTTCGCCCCCACGATTACCCGCCACGCTCGGAGCTTGTGCGCTAACGACATAGAAGCGTTCGCCGGACTTGTGGAAGGGAGCCGCAGGTAGCTGATAGGGCCCGTCTCGATCTCTCGCATTACATGCCGGTTGAAACAAGCCTCTGCTTTGGCGCCATTGAAAAACACATGCGTGATCTTCTTGTGCGTATGGAAGAACGTCCGGAAGTCGTTCGCAATCTCTGTATCGCGGTCTATCCTTGCGTCCAGGCTCCCTTGCCGCGTGCAGGACTGCAACACATCCCAGAGTGCAATTCGAGCCGACTTTAGCGCTGCAATCCTGGCCGGATACGGAGACGCATCATCGAACCCAAGCAGTTCCGAGACAATGCGCCAAAAAGCATTTTGCGTATGCGCGTAGTACTGGCCGGCCGCCAGCGATGCCCGTCCGGGCATGCTGCCAAGAATGAGTATCTCTGCGTTCTTGGTTTCGATCGGCTCGAAACTCTGGATGCGCGACATGCCTACCGGCCCCACGTAAACCGGGCTTCTGCGGTGTTCCGCTTGAACGCAAGGTTATCTGTTCGCATAGGCAATGATAATACGGACAGATAACTGTGGGTGTCTTTTCACCTTGGATGAAGCAAGGCCGGGATGCCGCGATGAAATAAAGTCGGCGCTAGCGACACGGCAACGTATTGTCGCAAATGATCCCATCCGCGAAGCGCTCAAAGTATTTCATGCCGTGCGGTGTGGCCAGAAGGATGATGAAAATAAGGGATAGCAGCCCCGGCAATCTTGCTTCATTTCTTACCTTGGAAAGCTACAATGCCTCTTGGTTGACACATCTTCTTGCGCGCAGTGCGAAGGAAGGTTGGCATCACTTTGCAAACAGATCATCTGCTAACCCATGGCGCTACATCCCGAATTCCCGAAATCCCCCTATGCCGAATTACTCCCGGAACAACGCTGGTTCCCGGCGGCCGAAGAGCTTAGAAAGTCCTATGCAAAGCTGCTGCCGCCGCTGGTCGCCACTATTCGCGGCGAGGTGTCGGCGTGGCGGAGCGCGGGTTATGCGGGTGCTTCGGAGACATCGCGCGCGCTGCTGAACTGGTGGTTCGAGACCGAGCATCTGGTCGAGCAGGCCGATGGCGCGCTGTCGCCGTTCCGCTATTACTTCGCGCAGCGCGAAGCAGTGGAAACGGTGATCTGGCTGCATGATGTGCGTAAGGTTCAGGATAAATTTGATCTGCTGCGATTTTCGTCTTTGAAAGAGATATCGCCGGGCGATTTCGACGAAGACTGGCCGCGCTATGTCGTGAAAATGGCTACCGGAGCGGGCAAGACCAAAGTGCTGTCGCTGCTCATTGCGTGGAGCTTTTTTCACAAGCGCTACGAACCGGATTCGACCCTGGCACGCAACTTCCTCTTGATTGCGCCCAACATCATTGTGCTGGATCGCCTGCGCGCGGACTTTGACGGTCTGCGTATTTTTTTCAACGACCCGATCCTGCCGGATAACGGCCACGCGGGCCGCAACTGGCGCGACGACTTCCAGCTCACGCTGCATATTCAGGATGACGTGCGCGTGGTGCGCGATACGGGCAACCTGTTTCTCACCAACATCCACCGCGTCTATCTCGGCGACGTGCGCGAGCCGTCTCTCGAAGATGACGATTTGCGCGACTACTTCCTTTCGCCCTTCGGCGCGAAGCCGGTCGGCAAAACCACCGACAGCAAAACCGATCTGGGCGAGATCGTCCGCGAGATCGACGAACTGGCCGTGTTCAACGATGAAGCGCACCATATCCACGACCCGCGCATGGCCTGGTTCAAAAGCATCCAGGACATTCATCACCGCATGCTGCAGAAAGACGGCCGTCTCGCCTTGCAGGTGGATGTGACCGCCACGCCACGGCACAACAACGGCGCGATCTTCGTGCAGACAGTTGCTGACTATCCGCTGGTCGAGGCCATCCATCAGGATGTCGTCAAACACCCGGTGTTGCCGGATGTTGCCAGCCGTACGCGATTGCAAGAGCACAAGAGCGCGATTTTCACCGAGCGTTACGCGGACTACCTGCAACTCGGCATCGAAGAATGGCGCAAAAGCTATGCCGAGCACCAGGCGCTGGGCAAGAAAGCGGTGCTGTTCGTGATGGTGGACGACACCCGCAACTGCGACGAGGTTGGCTCCCATCTGGAGAAAATTTGCCCCGAACTGGAAGGGGGTGTGCTCGTCATCCACACCAAAAACAACGGCGAGATTTCGGAAGCTGCCTCGGGCAAGAACAAGGATGAACTTGAAAAGCTGCGCAAGGAAGCCAACAGCATCGACACATGGGCCTCACCGCACAAGGCCATTGTCTCCGTCTTGATGCTCAAGGAAGGCTGGGACGTGCGCAATGTCACCACCATCGTCGGCCTGCGCGCTTACGCCGCGCAATCCAACATCCTTCCCGAACAAACGTTGGGGCGGGGTTTACGCCGCATGTACTTTGGTTCGGACATGCCCGAAACGGTCTCGGTCATGGGCACGCCCGCCTTCATGGAATTCGTCGAGTCCATCCAGAGCGAGGGCGTCACCTTCGAGCATGTGCCGATGGGGCCGGGCACCGGCCGCAAGGAGTCGCTCATTGTCGAGGTAGACGCGCAGGATGCCGACAAGGACATCGACGCGCTGGACATCGAGCTGCCCCGGCTCACACGGCGCTTCAATCGCGAATACAAAGACCTCGATGCGCTCGACCCGGCGAAACTTGGCAATGCCAAACTTCCGCTCAAGCCCTTCACGCCAGAGCAAACCCGCGAGATCGTCTTCAAGACCATGCTCGACGCCGAAGTGCATCACACCATCCAGCTCGACGGTGCCGGCCCCGCTGACTACCGCTCGGTGGTGGGATTTTTCGCGCGGCAACTACTCAAGGAGCTGCGCCTCGTCGGTGGCTACGACATCCTTTATCCCAAGGTGAAGGCATTCATGGCCGGGCATCTGTTCGCAACCTCGCCGGTCAATCTCGAAGACCCGGTGGTGCTGCGCAACCTCTCCGAACCCGAGGCCGGGAAGATTCTGTTCGACTCATTCAAGGCCGCCATCAACGCGCTCACCATCCAGGATACCGGCTCGGTGCGCATCGAAGACCGCATCCGTTTGCGCGACACGCGCCCCTTCCGCACCGAAAACCGGCCCTACCTCGCGCCGAAGAAATCGCTGTTCAGCAAGATTGTCGGCGAGCCGAACGCCGGCGGCTTCGAGCTGGCCTTCGCCGGCTTTCTCGACGCCGCACCGGATGTCGCATCGTTTGCCAAGAACTATCTCGCGGTCGGTTTCAAGATCGACTACGTCAAGGCCGATGGCGATCTTTCGAACTATGTGCCCGACTTCCTCATAAAAACGACCGACGGCACGGTCTGGATCGTCGAAACCAAAGGCCGCGAAGAACGCGATCTGCCCCAGAAAATGACCCGCCTGCGCCAGTGGTGTGAGGATGCCACAAGCGCCAGCCAGGCCGAGAGCGGGCCGGCTTACCGATTCGTGTATGTGGATCAAGCAGGCTACGAGCGCAACCCGCCGCAGACTTTTGCGGGACTCGCCGCGAGCTTTACCGAATATCCGAAGGGATGATGCCATGAGTAACATCAAGCTGTTCGAATCGAAACATATCCGTTCAATCTGGGACGACGGGGCGCAGCACTGGTTGTTCGCTGTCGTGGACGTTGTCGCGGCCTTGACGGACAGCCAGAATCCCCAAGTCTATTGGCGGGTGCTTAAAAAACGGCTGTTGGCCGAGGGCAATGAAACCGTTACAAACTGTAACGCTTTGAAAATGACTGCACCAGATGGCAAGCAACGGCTTACCGATGTGGCGGATACCGAACAATTACTCCGGCTCATCCAGTCCATTCCCTCGCCCAAGGCAGAACCCTTCAAGCGCTGGCTGGCCAAGGTGGGTTACGAACGACTCGAAGAAATCGAAAACCCGGAGTTGGCCGCCGCACGGATGCGCGAGCTTTATAAAGCCAAGGGTTACAGCGACGAATGGATCGAAAAGCGCGTGCGCGGCATCGCCATCCGCGACGAATTGACCAACGAATGGCAAAAACGCGGCGTGAAGGAACAGCGCGAATACGCCATTCTCACTTCTGAAATCAGCCGCGCCACTTTCGGCATGACGCCAGCGGAATACAAGGCATTCAAAAACCTGGACAAGCCGGCGGACAATCTGCGCGACCACATGAACGATCTGGAACTGATCTTCACCATGCTGGGTGAAGCTTCCACCACCGAGATTGCGCGCAATAAAGATGCGCAGGGCTATATCGAAAACCGCGATGCGGCCTCGAAAGGCGGCGCAGTAGCAGGGCGAGCACGGGGCGACCTGGAGAAAAAATCCGGCAAGCGTATTGCCAGCAAAGAAAACTACAAGCAACTCCCCGAAGCCGTCGCGCGCAAGAAACTGAAGTAAGAATTACGAATTATGAATAACGAAGTGGGGATGGTGAAAAGGGATTTGCCCGAACGGACGTTTGAATTTGCGCGGCGTGTGGTGAAGCTGTGCCAGGTGTTGGATCAGACACCGGGGGTGAGCCGGACAATGGCTAATCAACTCCTCCGGTCGGGCACGTCTATTGGCGCAAACGTTGAAGAGGGGCAGGCCGGCCAAAGCCGGGCAGATTTTGTGAGCAAGCTTTCCATCGCATGCAAAGAAGCGCGCGAAACGCACTACTGGCTGCGCCTGCTCTCGGCATCGGAAATAGTACCCGAACCCCGCTTGGCAGAATTGCTGGATGAAGCCAACCAACTCATCGCGATTCTCACAGCCATCACTAAAAACACGAGAAAGAATAGTGAAAAGTGAATTACGAATTTATTGAGGCTCAAAAATGACCATACATTTCACCATTCAAAATTCTAAATTCGGAATTCTTTTCCCTATTCGTAATTCAAAATTCACAATTCATTAAAGCTATGGCAAAAATTCCCAAAGAAGCCTACGAACTTTCAGACGCCGAAAAGCGCGACCTGACCCAGCTTATCCAGCAGGGCCGTCCGCTGCCGGAGAAATACCGCTTCATCCTGTTCGAGGACAAGCGCGAGGTGGAACTGGTGTGGAACGGCAAGACCCGCGACGTGTGCACCACCGTGCTGCCGTTTCAAAGCCTGGAGCACGTGGACGAGCCGCGCAAGGAAGCGCCGGAGATTCAGAGCGATTTGTTCGACACGCGCGGCCGCCAGCTCAAGGGCTGGACCAACAAGCTCATCTGGGGCGACAACAAGCTGATTCTCTCCAGCCTCAAGAGCGGCGCGCTGCGCCGCCAGATCGAGGATGCGGGCGGCCTCAAGCTCATCTACATCGACCCGCCGTTCGATGTCGGCGCGGATTTCTCGATGGATATCGAGATCGGCGGCGAGACCTTCCACAAGGAACCGAACCTGCTGGAGCAGATCGCCTACCGCGACACCTGGGGGCGCGGGGCGGATTCGTTCATCGCTATGATTTACGAGCGGCTGATTCTGATGCGGGATTTGCTGGCGGAGGATGGGAGCATTTATGTGCATGTGGACTCGCGCCTAAACAGCAGTGTTCGTCTTGTCATGGAGGAAGTATTCGGGAAGTCGAATTATCGGAATGAGATTACATGGGTGCGCGCAGCGTCACACAACGATGCGACAGATCAGTTCGGAAAGGTCAAAGACTGCATCATGTATTTCGCGCGCTCAGAGAAAGCTCATCTCAATATTCAATACGTGCCTTACTCGGCGGAGTACATTGATGCTGAGTGGCGCAAGCTACCGTCCGGTCGTTACTACAAAGCAGAAAACATGCTCGATCCTCGGGGATCGATGAAATTTTTTGATTTTCACGGCACTGTCGCACGCTGGCGGGCAACGCCAGAAAACATGGAGGCGCTGTGGAATGCACCGCAAACGGAAGTTCCTGATAGCCACGGGCGAATAAAGCTTGGAAAAGATGGGAACCCAATCAAACGATGCCGCATCATGTTCCTCGACGAGATGCTGGGTGTTCCCCTGAGTGACAATTGGAGCGATATTGCGTATTTGGCAGGTGGTTCTAAAGAAGCAGCTGGCTACAAAACTCAAAAA contains the following coding sequences:
- the cysS gene encoding cysteine--tRNA ligase, which translates into the protein MLKLYNTLAREKQTFVPLQPGHAKMYVCGMTVYDYCHLGHARVMVVFDLVARWLRASGYQLTYVRNITDIDDKIIRRAQENNETIHQLTDRFITAMREDATALGVLPPDAEPRATDYVAQMKDMIATLEKNGYAYVAANRDVCYSVRKFDGYGKLSGKSLEDLRAGERVDVMAGKQDPLDFVLWKQAKEEEPVEAKWESPWGIGRPGWHIECSAMASELLGAHFDIHGGGQDLQFPHHENEIAQSEGVCADPSDHADQAHRHYVNYWMHNGFVRVDDAKMSKSLGNFFTIREVLKKYDAEVVRFFILRAHYRSPLNYSDVHLDDARQSLTRLYTALKGQSGAASVDWNEVHAQRFKAALDDDFGTPEAMAVLFDLAAAINRGEAALAGQLKALGGIMGLLQRDAQVFLQASLADGLSHEMIEAKVGARTTAKKAKNFAEADRLREELKAAGIVLEDGPQGTTWRRA
- a CDS encoding DUF1329 domain-containing protein — translated: MKTLPRCFFVVTASSLLGFASLAHAATDADVLKSFSPYSTGMPSFAGLTSGMKINKDNVDRFKEVLDAGTFMMVKNGWYEIKTTPTTSFDVVPKYVEATRANLNKTRLGEKPGEIIAYVGGRPFPEEPQESDPRAGEKIAWNFRYGVGETFTIRPVQWKYRDLMSGKVERSLLVNVHALKFKYRVETPPTPEIQPNPSNLLNATYLMVNEPMDLKNTQLLIQRYDNDLKLDDAYMYFGFQRRVRRLSTGQTTDAFLGSDTMIEDFGGYNARVSETKWTFNGTRNLLLPFYNHNDLALSDEYKDPTGFRYVAFTGQGGCFPDVRWQLRKVYVVTGVPLLPSHPVSRRVFLFDAQTNTIAVSLIYDRKGELWKVGLLGKTHPDFQMASNKGAGVPIDDSGTMIDVQAKRCSTGQFKSFIDPKLNPPSFFQVQQLRSGD
- a CDS encoding DUF4197 domain-containing protein encodes the protein MKPGFSGWVVGLGVLGIGLSAQAFDYGSALKNVLDKNKSTAAAPVGTTAAGVDSLTSSEMTSGLKEALSRGAEIAVAQLGKKDGFFANPSLKIPLPPALQKGEKIMRAVGMGKQADDLVLSMNRAAEAAVPEAKKLLVTAVKEMSVEDAKGILTGGKTSATDFFRKKTEAALTKRFLPIVKTNTDKSGLAQQYNSYAGMASKFGVSKKGQATVEDYVTQQSLDRLYKVVGEQERAIRANPLQSGSDLLKKVFGAVMK
- a CDS encoding DNA-deoxyinosine glycosylase, which codes for MSRIQSFEPIETKNAEILILGSMPGRASLAAGQYYAHTQNAFWRIVSELLGFDDASPYPARIAALKSARIALWDVLQSCTRQGSLDARIDRDTEIANDFRTFFHTHKKITHVFFNGAKAEACFNRHVMREIETGPISYLRLPSTSPANASMSLAHKLRAWRVIVGAKQAMQAMQPTSILLDQ
- a CDS encoding DEAD/DEAH box helicase family protein; protein product: MALHPEFPKSPYAELLPEQRWFPAAEELRKSYAKLLPPLVATIRGEVSAWRSAGYAGASETSRALLNWWFETEHLVEQADGALSPFRYYFAQREAVETVIWLHDVRKVQDKFDLLRFSSLKEISPGDFDEDWPRYVVKMATGAGKTKVLSLLIAWSFFHKRYEPDSTLARNFLLIAPNIIVLDRLRADFDGLRIFFNDPILPDNGHAGRNWRDDFQLTLHIQDDVRVVRDTGNLFLTNIHRVYLGDVREPSLEDDDLRDYFLSPFGAKPVGKTTDSKTDLGEIVREIDELAVFNDEAHHIHDPRMAWFKSIQDIHHRMLQKDGRLALQVDVTATPRHNNGAIFVQTVADYPLVEAIHQDVVKHPVLPDVASRTRLQEHKSAIFTERYADYLQLGIEEWRKSYAEHQALGKKAVLFVMVDDTRNCDEVGSHLEKICPELEGGVLVIHTKNNGEISEAASGKNKDELEKLRKEANSIDTWASPHKAIVSVLMLKEGWDVRNVTTIVGLRAYAAQSNILPEQTLGRGLRRMYFGSDMPETVSVMGTPAFMEFVESIQSEGVTFEHVPMGPGTGRKESLIVEVDAQDADKDIDALDIELPRLTRRFNREYKDLDALDPAKLGNAKLPLKPFTPEQTREIVFKTMLDAEVHHTIQLDGAGPADYRSVVGFFARQLLKELRLVGGYDILYPKVKAFMAGHLFATSPVNLEDPVVLRNLSEPEAGKILFDSFKAAINALTIQDTGSVRIEDRIRLRDTRPFRTENRPYLAPKKSLFSKIVGEPNAGGFELAFAGFLDAAPDVASFAKNYLAVGFKIDYVKADGDLSNYVPDFLIKTTDGTVWIVETKGREERDLPQKMTRLRQWCEDATSASQAESGPAYRFVYVDQAGYERNPPQTFAGLAASFTEYPKG
- a CDS encoding BRO-N domain-containing protein — its product is MSNIKLFESKHIRSIWDDGAQHWLFAVVDVVAALTDSQNPQVYWRVLKKRLLAEGNETVTNCNALKMTAPDGKQRLTDVADTEQLLRLIQSIPSPKAEPFKRWLAKVGYERLEEIENPELAAARMRELYKAKGYSDEWIEKRVRGIAIRDELTNEWQKRGVKEQREYAILTSEISRATFGMTPAEYKAFKNLDKPADNLRDHMNDLELIFTMLGEASTTEIARNKDAQGYIENRDAASKGGAVAGRARGDLEKKSGKRIASKENYKQLPEAVARKKLK
- a CDS encoding four helix bundle protein, with the protein product MNNEVGMVKRDLPERTFEFARRVVKLCQVLDQTPGVSRTMANQLLRSGTSIGANVEEGQAGQSRADFVSKLSIACKEARETHYWLRLLSASEIVPEPRLAELLDEANQLIAILTAITKNTRKNSEK